The following proteins are encoded in a genomic region of Galbibacter sp. BG1:
- a CDS encoding DUF2480 family protein → MQEEIINRVAQSKLETFNLEDYYPAGNRVLFDISDWLLEGFLLKEKDFREKAKNHQWEQYQGSYVALTCSTDAIVPAWAYMLLTTYLSPFAKKVLIGSLEQLETSIFQEVLDNINLTAYTDKPVIVKGCSNKPVPENAYIMITEKLLPIAKSIMYGEACSSVPLYKRK, encoded by the coding sequence ATGCAAGAAGAGATCATTAACAGAGTAGCGCAGAGTAAACTGGAAACTTTTAACCTGGAAGATTATTACCCAGCAGGAAACCGTGTACTTTTCGATATTTCGGATTGGCTTTTAGAAGGTTTTTTGCTAAAAGAAAAAGATTTTCGTGAAAAAGCGAAAAATCACCAATGGGAGCAATACCAAGGAAGTTATGTGGCATTAACCTGTTCTACCGATGCCATTGTGCCTGCTTGGGCCTATATGTTGCTCACCACTTATTTGTCTCCTTTCGCTAAAAAAGTATTGATTGGCTCTTTGGAACAATTGGAAACATCTATATTTCAAGAAGTTTTAGATAATATTAACTTGACCGCATACACAGATAAACCGGTTATAGTTAAAGGATGTTCCAATAAACCGGTGCCCGAAAATGCCTATATTATGATTACAGAAAAGCTTCTGCCAATTGCCAAAAGTATCATGTACGGGGAAGCCTGTTCTTCGGTACCTCTGTATAAAAGAAAATAA
- a CDS encoding endonuclease/exonuclease/phosphatase family protein, producing the protein MNNNNLYAVAFYNLENLFDIINDPHVLDDDFTSEGRLEWTEERYEDKIDKLGKAISKIARVDGANPPSLVGVAEVENKKVLNDLIASPALKKYHYRYVHFNSPDERGIDTALLYRENQFEVLNAQPISLLVYNEGNVRDYTRDILYVHGRLKAEEIHLFVNHWPSRRQGTEDMAYKRIKAAQVLQQYISEIKNNEADAKFVIMGDFNDDPNSESIKQHLVTKDFYNPMSKLLDPNNRGSLTHKLAWNLFDQIIISTNFFNSSSNQLTFQKADILDAHFLEEWNKKYEGFPFRTYVGKKYLGGYSDHFPVYLIFKHNH; encoded by the coding sequence ATGAACAATAACAATTTGTACGCCGTCGCTTTTTATAATTTAGAGAACCTTTTTGATATTATAAACGACCCGCATGTTTTGGACGATGACTTTACTTCGGAAGGTAGGTTGGAATGGACGGAAGAGCGTTATGAAGATAAAATCGATAAGCTAGGTAAGGCGATTTCTAAAATAGCAAGGGTAGATGGCGCGAACCCTCCATCTTTGGTTGGCGTTGCTGAAGTTGAAAATAAAAAAGTACTTAACGACCTTATTGCTTCGCCAGCTCTTAAAAAATACCACTATCGATATGTTCATTTTAATTCCCCGGATGAAAGAGGTATCGATACGGCGCTACTTTATCGGGAAAATCAATTTGAGGTATTAAATGCCCAACCAATTTCCCTATTGGTCTATAATGAAGGGAATGTAAGAGACTATACTCGGGATATTCTTTATGTACATGGAAGGCTAAAAGCGGAAGAAATTCATCTATTCGTAAACCATTGGCCGTCCAGAAGGCAGGGAACGGAAGATATGGCTTATAAAAGAATAAAAGCTGCACAGGTGCTTCAGCAGTATATTAGTGAGATTAAAAATAATGAGGCCGATGCCAAGTTTGTCATTATGGGCGATTTTAACGACGATCCCAATTCAGAAAGCATAAAACAGCACTTGGTTACAAAGGATTTTTACAATCCCATGTCTAAATTACTCGATCCAAATAACCGAGGGAGTTTAACCCATAAATTGGCTTGGAATTTATTTGATCAAATTATTATATCGACCAATTTTTTCAATTCTTCTTCAAATCAATTAACATTTCAAAAAGCCGACATCCTAGACGCCCATTTCTTGGAGGAGTGGAATAAAAAGTATGAAGGATTTCCATTTCGAACCTATGTAGGAAAGAAATATTTGGGGGGTTATAGCGATCACTTTCCTGTGTATTTAATTTTCAAACATAATCACTAG
- the thiL gene encoding thiamine-phosphate kinase has translation MIEDKNPPRTSISELGEFGLIEHLSNQFEIKQSSTIKGIGDDAAVLDFKGKKAIVTTDLLVENVHFDLSFMPLKHLGYKAVIVNLSDVYAMNAEATQITVSIAVSNRFPLEALEELYAGIKLACDMYKVDLVGGDTTSSNKGLLITVTALGAAEEADIVYRNSAKPNDLLVVSGDLGGAYLGLQVLEREKEVFKVNPQNQPDLDQYTYIIERQLKPEARKDIPELLKKLEVKPTAMIDISDGLSSEIIHICKQSKVGCNLYEDKIPLDPQVISTSEEFNISSTTVALSGGEDYELLFTVAQEDFPKIKGNPHLSIIGHMTQESEGMHLVTRANSKIPLQARGWNSFKKED, from the coding sequence ATGATAGAAGATAAAAATCCGCCACGTACATCTATTTCTGAACTCGGGGAATTTGGTTTGATAGAACATCTTTCCAATCAATTTGAAATAAAACAGTCCTCCACCATAAAAGGGATTGGGGACGATGCTGCTGTATTAGATTTTAAAGGGAAAAAAGCCATTGTAACCACAGACCTTTTGGTGGAAAATGTGCATTTCGACCTTAGCTTCATGCCGCTAAAGCACTTGGGCTACAAAGCGGTTATCGTAAATCTATCCGATGTATACGCCATGAATGCTGAGGCGACACAAATTACAGTATCGATTGCCGTTTCCAACAGGTTTCCTTTGGAAGCTTTAGAAGAATTGTATGCCGGCATTAAATTGGCCTGCGATATGTACAAGGTAGATTTGGTAGGTGGCGACACCACCTCTTCTAACAAAGGCCTTTTAATTACAGTTACTGCTTTGGGAGCCGCCGAGGAAGCAGATATTGTTTACCGAAATTCTGCAAAACCAAACGATCTTTTGGTGGTAAGTGGTGATTTGGGTGGAGCTTATTTGGGACTTCAGGTTTTAGAAAGGGAAAAGGAGGTTTTTAAAGTAAACCCGCAAAATCAGCCGGATTTAGACCAGTATACCTATATCATAGAACGGCAATTAAAACCGGAAGCACGAAAAGATATTCCCGAACTATTAAAAAAGTTGGAGGTAAAACCTACCGCTATGATCGATATTAGCGACGGACTTTCTTCTGAAATTATTCATATCTGCAAACAGTCTAAAGTAGGATGTAATCTATACGAAGACAAAATTCCCTTAGACCCACAAGTAATTTCTACTTCTGAAGAATTTAATATTAGTAGCACTACTGTGGCTTTAAGCGGTGGGGAAGATTATGAATTGCTCTTTACCGTTGCTCAGGAAGATTTTCCAAAAATAAAAGGAAATCCGCACTTGTCAATCATCGGGCATATGACACAAGAAAGTGAGGGCATGCATTTAGTAACGCGTGCCAATTCTAAAATTCCACTACAAGCTCGAGGTTGGAATTCTTTTAAAAAGGAAGATTAA
- the hflX gene encoding GTPase HflX codes for MLEKKTLDFEKAVLIGIINQEQDEEKSKEYLDELEFLAYTAGGQVEARFTQKIDIPNPKTFIGTGKMEEIRQYVNDNDIGTVIFDDELSPAQQKNIEKILKAKILDRTSLILDIFAQRAQTSYARTQVELAQYQYLLPRLAGLWTHLERQRGGIGMRGPGETEIETDRRIVRDRISLLKKKLEKIDKQMETQRGNRGALVRVALIGYTNVGKSTLMNVVSKSDVFAENKLFATLDTTVRKVVIGNLPFLLSDTVGFIRKLPTQLVESFKSTLDEVREADLLLHVVDISHPNFEEHIASVNQILEDIKSLDKPTIMVFNKIDNYEHETIEEDDLVTEKTTKHFTLDEWKQTWMNRAGDDVLFISALNKENLEEFRKKVYEEVRRIHITRFPYNNFLYPEYEEDL; via the coding sequence ATGCTGGAAAAGAAAACATTAGATTTTGAAAAAGCGGTGCTCATTGGTATTATAAACCAAGAGCAAGATGAGGAAAAGTCTAAAGAATATTTAGATGAATTGGAGTTTTTAGCTTACACCGCTGGGGGGCAAGTTGAAGCTAGATTCACTCAAAAAATCGATATTCCCAATCCAAAAACTTTTATTGGAACCGGGAAAATGGAAGAAATACGCCAATACGTAAATGATAATGATATTGGAACCGTAATTTTTGATGATGAATTGTCCCCTGCACAACAAAAGAATATCGAAAAGATTTTAAAGGCCAAGATCTTAGACCGAACAAGCTTAATTCTGGATATTTTTGCACAACGGGCGCAAACCAGTTATGCAAGGACGCAGGTAGAGTTGGCCCAATACCAATATTTGTTGCCTCGCCTTGCCGGACTGTGGACACACTTAGAGCGACAACGTGGAGGTATTGGTATGCGTGGTCCAGGGGAAACAGAAATCGAAACCGATAGACGTATTGTTCGCGACCGTATTTCCCTACTGAAGAAAAAACTGGAAAAGATAGACAAGCAAATGGAAACCCAACGTGGTAACCGTGGTGCTTTGGTTCGCGTTGCGCTCATTGGATATACCAATGTTGGAAAATCTACCCTTATGAATGTGGTAAGTAAAAGTGATGTTTTTGCAGAAAACAAGCTTTTTGCAACGCTGGATACAACCGTTCGAAAAGTGGTCATTGGGAATTTACCTTTTCTTTTAAGTGATACGGTTGGTTTTATACGTAAACTCCCAACACAACTGGTGGAATCTTTTAAAAGTACTTTAGATGAAGTAAGGGAGGCCGATTTGCTATTACACGTAGTGGATATTTCCCATCCCAATTTCGAAGAACATATTGCTTCTGTTAATCAAATTTTGGAGGATATTAAAAGTTTGGATAAGCCCACTATCATGGTTTTCAATAAGATTGATAATTACGAGCATGAAACCATCGAAGAAGATGATTTAGTGACGGAAAAAACAACCAAGCATTTCACATTGGACGAATGGAAACAAACTTGGATGAACCGTGCCGGCGACGATGTATTATTCATCTCGGCTTTAAACAAAGAAAACTTAGAAGAGTTTAGAAAGAAGGTGTATGAAGAAGTTAGAAGAATACACATTACCCGTTTTCCATACAATAATTTCTTATATCCGGAATACGAGGAAGATCTTTAA
- a CDS encoding SufE family protein translates to MTIQEIQNEIVDEFSMFDDWMQRYEYMIELGKSLPLIDDKYKTEDNIIKGCQSKVWVHAELEDDKLVFTADSDAIITKGIIAILVRAFSGQRPKDIMEADTAFIDEIGLKEHLSPTRANGLVSMIKQLKMYAIAYQTQLN, encoded by the coding sequence ATGACAATACAGGAAATTCAAAATGAGATTGTAGATGAATTCTCTATGTTCGACGACTGGATGCAGCGTTATGAGTATATGATAGAACTAGGGAAATCGTTACCGCTTATTGATGATAAATACAAAACCGAAGACAATATCATTAAGGGTTGCCAAAGTAAAGTTTGGGTGCATGCCGAGCTGGAAGACGATAAGCTGGTTTTTACGGCAGATAGCGATGCCATTATTACCAAAGGAATTATTGCTATTTTAGTAAGAGCTTTTAGTGGGCAACGACCAAAGGATATTATGGAAGCAGATACTGCTTTTATAGACGAAATAGGTTTAAAGGAACATTTATCCCCCACAAGGGCGAACGGTTTGGTAAGCATGATAAAACAACTAAAAATGTACGCAATAGCCTATCAAACACAATTAAATTAA
- a CDS encoding aminopeptidase P family protein, whose product MKYDLIDSNLFIKNRQKFMAKMKPNSIAVFNSNDIYPIGSDSTMPFQQARDLFYLSGVDQEESILVLFPDAHEAKHREILFVRETNDHIAVWEGEKLTKEKALEVSGVKTTYWLKEFDKVFFDIMTEAVTVYFNTNEHYRQSVQTETREDRFIKWCKEKFPAHKWEKSNQILQELRGTKEPQEIELMQQACAITEKAFKRVLQFTKPGVWEYEIEAEFIHEFTRNRSRGFAYTPIIASGNNANVLHYIENKMQCKEGELLLIDAGAEYANYASDMTRTIPVSGRFSKRQKEVYNAVLKVKNEATQMLVPGTMWKEYHVEVGKLMTSALIDLGLLDKTDVLKEDPEWPAYKKYFMHGTSHHIGLDTHDYGPLKKPMKPNMVFTVEPGIYLPDEGFGIRLEDDVVIQDSGAPFNLMRNIPIEVEEIEDWMNR is encoded by the coding sequence ATGAAGTACGATTTAATCGACAGCAATCTTTTTATAAAAAACCGTCAAAAGTTCATGGCTAAAATGAAGCCGAACAGTATTGCGGTTTTCAATTCAAATGATATTTATCCTATTGGTTCCGATAGTACCATGCCGTTTCAGCAGGCAAGGGATCTTTTCTATTTAAGTGGGGTAGATCAGGAAGAAAGTATTTTGGTATTGTTCCCAGACGCACATGAGGCCAAACACCGTGAAATCTTATTTGTGAGGGAAACTAACGACCACATAGCCGTATGGGAAGGCGAAAAGCTTACTAAGGAAAAGGCTCTTGAAGTGAGTGGTGTTAAAACAACGTATTGGTTGAAAGAATTCGATAAAGTTTTCTTCGATATAATGACGGAGGCAGTAACGGTTTACTTTAATACCAATGAGCATTACCGTCAATCGGTACAAACCGAAACGCGGGAGGATCGATTTATAAAATGGTGCAAAGAGAAGTTTCCAGCCCACAAATGGGAAAAAAGCAACCAGATTCTTCAAGAATTAAGAGGCACGAAGGAACCTCAAGAGATTGAATTGATGCAGCAGGCCTGTGCCATTACCGAAAAAGCGTTTAAGCGGGTATTGCAATTCACCAAACCCGGTGTTTGGGAGTATGAAATTGAAGCCGAGTTTATACATGAGTTTACTAGAAACCGTTCCCGTGGGTTCGCCTACACTCCTATAATAGCATCTGGTAATAATGCCAATGTTTTGCATTATATAGAGAATAAAATGCAGTGCAAAGAAGGTGAATTGTTGCTTATTGATGCAGGGGCAGAATATGCCAATTACGCTAGTGACATGACGCGAACCATCCCAGTGAGCGGAAGGTTCTCTAAAAGACAAAAGGAGGTTTACAATGCTGTGCTGAAAGTAAAAAATGAAGCTACGCAAATGTTGGTTCCCGGTACAATGTGGAAAGAATACCATGTTGAGGTAGGTAAGTTAATGACGAGTGCTTTGATAGATTTAGGGCTGTTGGATAAAACAGATGTGCTAAAGGAAGATCCAGAGTGGCCTGCTTATAAAAAATACTTTATGCATGGCACCAGTCACCACATTGGTTTGGATACGCACGATTACGGACCTCTTAAAAAACCCATGAAGCCCAATATGGTATTTACGGTGGAGCCAGGGATCTATTTGCCAGATGAAGGTTTTGGGATTCGATTGGAAGACGATGTGGTTATCCAAGATTCTGGGGCGCCATTTAATTTAATGCGCAACATCCCAATTGAAGTAGAAGAAATAGAAGATTGGATGAATAGATAA
- a CDS encoding nucleotidyltransferase substrate binding protein: MGQDIRWHQRLDNFNKALKQLNKAVMLAKERDLSELEQQGLIQSFEFTHELAWNVLKDFFFYQGNTEIRGSRDATREAFKMGLIEEGDQWMNMIVSRNKTSHTYDEEVAKEIANNIIGNYASLFNAFLRKMTELAAKDGKDN, translated from the coding sequence ATGGGTCAAGACATTCGATGGCATCAAAGATTGGATAATTTCAATAAAGCTTTAAAGCAATTGAACAAGGCGGTTATGCTTGCTAAAGAAAGGGACTTAAGCGAACTGGAACAGCAAGGACTCATTCAATCTTTTGAATTTACTCATGAATTAGCATGGAATGTTCTCAAAGATTTTTTCTTTTATCAAGGAAATACTGAAATTCGTGGGAGCAGGGATGCCACGCGGGAAGCTTTTAAAATGGGACTTATAGAGGAGGGTGATCAATGGATGAACATGATTGTCAGCCGAAATAAAACAAGTCATACCTACGATGAAGAGGTAGCAAAGGAAATAGCAAATAATATAATTGGCAATTATGCCTCTTTATTCAATGCGTTCTTAAGAAAAATGACTGAATTGGCAGCAAAAGATGGAAAAGATAATTAA
- a CDS encoding alpha/beta fold hydrolase, producing MTLNYKGTIVFYEDTGKGPAVVLLHGFLENSSIWNPLKDKLVKKYRVVTIDLLGHGKTGCLGYVHSMELMAEVVKAVLDELKLRRVSLIGHSMGGYVALAFAEAYPDDVKALALVNSTARADSEEKKKNRDRAIEMVKQNHKSFVRMGIANLFRPKNRKIFAEEIKGLKKEALKTPLQGIVAALEGMKIRDDREILLHFTPFAKLMILGKKDPVLNYEALIEQTQNTKVKLVEFPDGHMSFIENRPEFIDNVKKFLKKV from the coding sequence ATGACACTTAACTATAAAGGAACAATTGTTTTTTATGAGGATACGGGCAAAGGCCCTGCAGTGGTTCTCTTGCATGGATTTTTGGAGAATTCTTCTATTTGGAATCCTTTAAAAGACAAATTGGTAAAGAAATACCGTGTTGTTACCATCGATTTATTAGGGCATGGAAAAACAGGTTGTTTGGGTTACGTGCATTCTATGGAACTAATGGCCGAAGTGGTTAAAGCCGTGCTGGATGAGCTAAAATTAAGGCGCGTTTCTTTAATCGGTCACTCCATGGGAGGGTATGTGGCACTCGCTTTTGCAGAAGCGTACCCAGACGATGTTAAAGCACTCGCTTTGGTAAACTCAACAGCTAGGGCAGATTCCGAAGAAAAGAAAAAAAACAGGGATAGGGCTATCGAGATGGTAAAACAAAACCACAAGAGTTTCGTGCGCATGGGCATCGCCAATCTATTTAGACCTAAAAACCGTAAGATTTTTGCTGAAGAAATAAAAGGTTTAAAAAAAGAGGCTTTAAAGACCCCTTTACAAGGAATAGTTGCTGCACTCGAAGGAATGAAAATACGTGATGATAGAGAAATATTACTGCATTTTACTCCCTTCGCTAAGTTGATGATTTTGGGTAAGAAAGACCCCGTGTTGAACTACGAAGCTTTAATTGAACAAACCCAAAATACTAAGGTAAAACTAGTTGAATTTCCCGACGGGCACATGAGTTTTATTGAGAACAGACCAGAATTCATCGATAATGTGAAGAAATTCTTAAAAAAAGTTTGA
- a CDS encoding SUF system Fe-S cluster assembly protein gives MSETIDTTELGEKIVRVLKTIYDPEIPVDIYELGLIYDVFVNEDHEVKILMTLTTPNCPVAETLPVEVEEKIKTIEEVKDAEVEITFDPPWSQELMSEEAKLELGLL, from the coding sequence ATGAGCGAAACTATAGATACAACAGAATTAGGGGAAAAGATTGTAAGGGTGCTGAAAACCATTTACGATCCAGAAATCCCTGTGGATATTTATGAATTGGGCCTTATTTACGATGTTTTCGTGAACGAAGACCATGAAGTTAAAATTTTAATGACGCTTACTACACCCAACTGTCCGGTTGCAGAGACATTGCCAGTGGAAGTGGAAGAAAAAATAAAAACCATTGAAGAGGTGAAGGATGCCGAAGTGGAAATAACCTTCGATCCGCCTTGGAGCCAGGAATTAATGAGCGAAGAGGCCAAATTGGAATTGGGGTTGCTTTAA
- a CDS encoding nucleotidyltransferase domain-containing protein codes for MEKIINNFGLKNEVADQLQGLFRAHTEIEEAIIFGSRAMNSYRVNSDVDVALKGKINFNTLLEIEREIDNLMLPNKFDVLVLNSIENANLLDHIEKNGSVFYKKKY; via the coding sequence ATGGAAAAGATAATTAACAACTTTGGATTGAAGAATGAAGTTGCAGACCAACTTCAAGGTTTGTTTAGGGCTCATACAGAAATTGAAGAGGCTATTATTTTTGGGTCGCGGGCAATGAATTCTTACCGTGTAAATTCAGATGTAGATGTAGCTTTAAAAGGGAAGATCAACTTCAATACGCTTCTTGAGATAGAAAGGGAAATAGATAATTTAATGTTGCCCAACAAATTCGATGTGTTAGTGTTAAACTCGATTGAAAATGCTAATCTTTTAGATCATATCGAAAAAAATGGAAGCGTATTTTATAAAAAAAAGTATTAA
- a CDS encoding DUF3078 domain-containing protein yields the protein MRKLLVLGALLLGVSFSYAQDADGEEEQKQGWTKNGTFTFLLNQAAFSNWVAGGQNNISGTGGLNYDFNYLRGDWSWDNKLIASYGLTNTEDQGTRKSDDRLEFNSLVGKKAFGNWNYSFFLNFRTQFTDGYNYKEDEDGEFPVSGLFKPAYLTFGPGLEWKKSENLKFNLAPATSKMTFISDDLWVYDDDQDTFVQHSGPDNINELQVYGIDPGDQFRYELGFYASGYYKFTIMENVSFENILSLYSNYLEDPQNVDLDYTLNVMMKINKYLSTNFTVQLVYDDNAVTALQLREVFGLGVNFGF from the coding sequence ATGAGAAAGTTATTAGTGCTTGGGGCGCTTTTATTGGGAGTTTCTTTTTCCTATGCACAGGATGCAGATGGAGAGGAAGAACAAAAACAAGGATGGACCAAAAACGGGACATTTACATTTTTATTAAATCAGGCGGCATTTAGTAATTGGGTTGCAGGTGGACAGAATAATATATCTGGAACAGGTGGCCTTAATTACGATTTTAATTACCTAAGAGGAGATTGGTCCTGGGATAATAAATTAATTGCCTCTTATGGGTTAACGAATACGGAAGATCAAGGGACACGAAAATCTGATGACCGTCTTGAGTTCAATTCTTTAGTAGGGAAAAAAGCCTTTGGAAATTGGAATTACTCATTCTTTTTAAACTTTAGAACCCAATTTACAGATGGATATAATTATAAGGAAGATGAGGATGGCGAGTTCCCAGTTTCTGGACTTTTTAAACCTGCTTATTTAACTTTTGGTCCAGGTTTGGAGTGGAAAAAAAGTGAAAATTTAAAATTTAACCTGGCACCAGCGACCTCTAAGATGACCTTTATCAGTGATGATTTATGGGTTTATGACGACGACCAAGATACGTTTGTACAGCATTCTGGACCCGATAATATCAACGAACTGCAAGTATATGGGATCGATCCAGGAGATCAATTTCGTTATGAATTAGGTTTTTATGCTTCTGGATACTACAAATTTACAATCATGGAAAATGTTTCTTTTGAAAACATATTGAGTTTGTATTCCAATTATTTAGAAGATCCTCAGAATGTCGATCTTGATTATACGTTGAATGTAATGATGAAGATTAACAAATACCTTTCTACCAATTTCACCGTTCAGTTAGTTTACGATGACAATGCGGTAACTGCACTTCAGTTGCGGGAAGTATTTGGATTGGGAGTTAATTTCGGGTTTTAG
- a CDS encoding succinate dehydrogenase cytochrome b subunit, which yields MSGMLNSTIARKVAMSLSALFLLIFLLQHFIINFTSVISESTFNELSHFMGTNVLVQFLMQPILIFAVVFHFVMGFVLEIKNKKARDISYVSYNGNANSSWMSRNMIYSGLVILAFLALHFIDFWLPEMNYKYVQFNPEDPTRYYHELVEKFHNPIRVGAYVIAFVLLALHLLHGFQSAFQSIGVSNKFNSTLKAIGKFYAIFIPLGFIFIALFHFFNH from the coding sequence ATGAGCGGAATGTTAAATTCAACAATAGCCAGAAAAGTTGCCATGTCACTTTCGGCTTTATTCTTGTTAATCTTCCTTTTACAGCACTTTATAATCAATTTTACTTCTGTAATTAGCGAAAGTACTTTTAACGAATTATCACATTTTATGGGTACCAATGTGTTGGTTCAATTTTTAATGCAACCCATTTTAATATTTGCGGTTGTTTTTCACTTTGTAATGGGTTTTGTTTTGGAAATAAAAAACAAAAAAGCTCGAGATATTAGCTATGTAAGCTACAACGGTAATGCCAACTCTTCTTGGATGTCTAGGAATATGATCTATAGCGGACTCGTAATTTTAGCATTTTTAGCGTTGCATTTTATCGATTTTTGGTTGCCGGAAATGAATTACAAGTATGTGCAGTTCAACCCAGAAGACCCTACGAGATACTACCACGAATTGGTAGAGAAATTTCATAACCCTATAAGAGTGGGTGCTTATGTAATTGCCTTCGTTTTGTTAGCACTACATTTATTACACGGCTTTCAATCGGCTTTCCAGTCGATTGGGGTAAGCAACAAATTCAATTCTACTCTTAAAGCAATTGGAAAATTCTATGCGATTTTTATTCCATTGGGATTTATTTTTATCGCACTTTTCCATTTTTTTAATCATTAA